From a single Gimesia fumaroli genomic region:
- the ychF gene encoding redox-regulated ATPase YchF has translation MEAGIVGLPNVGKSTLFNALTAAGIASENYPFCTIEPNVGIVNVPDPRLDIIHDYIPTDKVIPAILRLVDIAGIVRGASEGEGLGNKFLSHIRNVDAILHVVRCFEDSDVIHVEGKVDPISDIETIDIELMLADMQTVESAKVKAAKTARSGNAEAKSRLVVLEACAERLSQEQPLRGLTFDNPDQQKIFKGYQFLTAKPVLYLANVDEDDVLGEGELVQRVRERAAQEGGDVVPVCGRLEAEIAELDEADRKEMLESVGLEEPALAVVARAAYHTLGLQSYFTAGKIEIRAWTIPIGATGPQAAGVIHSDFERGFIRAEIYSVADLEEYKSEKAIREAGKLRVEGKEYIMKDGDICHFLFNV, from the coding sequence ATGGAAGCTGGTATTGTTGGCCTGCCAAATGTAGGTAAATCGACGTTATTTAATGCCTTAACCGCGGCAGGAATTGCTAGTGAAAACTATCCCTTCTGTACGATTGAACCCAATGTGGGAATTGTCAACGTACCAGATCCAAGGCTGGATATTATTCATGATTATATTCCGACGGACAAAGTCATCCCGGCCATTTTAAGGCTGGTGGACATTGCCGGTATTGTCCGTGGCGCATCGGAAGGGGAAGGGCTGGGGAACAAATTTCTCTCCCATATTCGCAATGTCGATGCCATCCTGCATGTGGTTCGTTGTTTTGAAGACAGCGATGTGATCCACGTCGAAGGCAAAGTCGATCCGATCAGTGATATTGAAACGATTGATATTGAGTTAATGCTGGCAGACATGCAGACTGTTGAGTCTGCGAAAGTCAAAGCCGCCAAAACAGCCCGGTCAGGAAATGCAGAAGCGAAGTCACGGTTGGTTGTGCTTGAGGCGTGTGCGGAAAGATTGTCACAGGAACAACCTCTGCGCGGGCTGACGTTTGATAATCCAGACCAGCAGAAAATTTTCAAAGGGTATCAGTTTCTGACAGCCAAGCCGGTCCTGTATCTGGCAAATGTCGATGAAGATGATGTTCTCGGCGAGGGGGAACTGGTGCAACGGGTCCGGGAACGTGCCGCTCAAGAAGGGGGAGATGTGGTTCCAGTCTGCGGTCGACTGGAAGCTGAGATCGCCGAACTGGATGAAGCCGATCGCAAGGAAATGCTCGAGAGCGTTGGACTGGAAGAACCGGCACTGGCCGTTGTCGCCCGTGCAGCATACCACACCCTCGGGTTGCAGAGTTATTTTACGGCCGGCAAAATCGAAATCCGTGCCTGGACCATCCCTATCGGGGCGACTGGCCCTCAAGCCGCGGGAGTCATTCACTCTGATTTTGAACGTGGATTTATTCGCGCAGAAATTTATTCGGTAGCTGACCTGGAAGAATATAAGTCCGAAAAAGCGATCCGAGAAGCCGGCAAACTTCGCGTCGAAGGGAAAGAATATATTATGAAGGACGGCGATATCTGTCACTTCCTGTTTAATGTCTAA
- the hisC gene encoding histidinol-phosphate transaminase: protein MSLFRTQVQQMEGYTPGEQPQESGWVKLNTNENAYPPSPYVKEAVQKALEGRLNIYPDPLATEFRKVASELFQVDPDWILPGNGSDEILTILMRTFVEPNEMVSAPYPSYTLYETLAEIQGARFQKIQLQPDWNWPVADALEVAARSKILFVPNPNAPSGNRWPDEDLLALIPTEGVLVLDEAYGDFCDRPHRCELLKAGFGEKIVVTRTLSKSYSLAGIRFGFAVAHPELIRGMRKVKDSYNCNTLSLAAATAALKDQDWMQANTNRIRTTRHQLIEQLRDLGFEAVDSQTNFVWCTHPDGEHERRYQELKRRKILVRYMKFSLEEGVLDGLRITVGTDEEIEQVVDALREIG, encoded by the coding sequence ATGAGTCTGTTTCGTACTCAAGTTCAACAGATGGAAGGTTATACTCCAGGCGAGCAGCCTCAGGAATCTGGCTGGGTCAAACTCAATACAAATGAGAATGCCTACCCTCCCTCGCCGTATGTGAAAGAGGCAGTACAGAAGGCCCTCGAAGGGCGTTTGAATATTTATCCCGATCCGCTTGCGACAGAATTTCGAAAAGTCGCATCCGAATTGTTTCAGGTCGATCCGGACTGGATTCTGCCCGGCAATGGCAGTGATGAAATTTTAACGATCCTGATGCGGACGTTTGTGGAACCGAATGAAATGGTTTCTGCGCCTTATCCCAGTTACACATTGTATGAAACTCTGGCAGAAATTCAGGGAGCCCGTTTTCAGAAAATCCAACTTCAGCCAGACTGGAACTGGCCTGTTGCTGATGCATTGGAAGTTGCAGCCAGGAGTAAAATTCTGTTTGTACCCAATCCGAATGCACCTTCCGGAAATCGCTGGCCCGATGAAGATCTTCTGGCATTGATTCCCACGGAGGGAGTTCTGGTGCTGGATGAAGCCTACGGTGATTTTTGTGACAGACCACACCGGTGTGAACTGTTGAAAGCCGGCTTCGGTGAAAAGATTGTGGTCACTCGAACTTTGAGTAAATCATACAGTCTGGCAGGCATTCGCTTCGGCTTTGCCGTCGCGCATCCCGAACTGATTCGCGGCATGCGAAAGGTCAAAGACAGTTATAACTGCAACACACTTTCTCTGGCAGCTGCAACCGCGGCACTCAAAGATCAGGACTGGATGCAGGCCAATACGAATCGGATTCGAACGACGCGCCATCAGCTGATTGAACAACTTAGAGATCTCGGATTTGAAGCAGTCGACAGTCAGACGAATTTTGTCTGGTGTACTCACCCCGATGGCGAACATGAACGTCGCTATCAGGAATTGAAACGTCGCAAAATTCTGGTGCGCTATATGAAGTTTTCACTGGAAGAGGGTGTTCTGGACGGACTCAGAATCACTGTTGGGACTGACGAAGAGATCGAGCAGGTCGTTGATGCCTTACGCGAGATCGGCTGA
- the hisB gene encoding imidazoleglycerol-phosphate dehydratase HisB, giving the protein MSRKASIKRETAETQIELTLELDGSGKSDIQTGVGFFDHMLTLLARHALFDLTIKANGDLDVDYHHTVEDVGICLGKTLNEALGDKQGITRYGSMTIPMEETLVTTALDLSGRSWFIFKVDFPTEKVGQFDTELVREFWQAFSSNGLLNLHQVLHHGANSHHIAEGLFKGTARALRQAVSIDPRQQGVPSSKGVL; this is encoded by the coding sequence ATGAGTCGCAAAGCCTCTATTAAACGTGAGACCGCCGAAACACAGATCGAATTAACTTTGGAACTGGACGGCAGTGGCAAATCGGATATCCAGACAGGCGTTGGTTTCTTCGATCATATGCTCACGTTGTTGGCGCGGCATGCCTTGTTTGATTTAACAATCAAAGCCAACGGAGATCTCGATGTGGATTACCATCACACGGTAGAAGATGTCGGAATCTGTCTGGGGAAAACACTCAACGAAGCGCTGGGTGATAAACAGGGGATAACCCGCTACGGTTCCATGACCATTCCGATGGAAGAAACACTCGTCACAACGGCTCTCGATTTAAGCGGCCGCTCCTGGTTCATTTTCAAGGTCGATTTTCCGACTGAAAAAGTGGGACAGTTCGATACCGAACTGGTGCGCGAATTCTGGCAGGCGTTCTCTTCGAATGGATTATTGAACTTGCATCAGGTATTGCACCACGGCGCGAATAGCCATCATATTGCCGAAGGTTTATTCAAAGGTACCGCGCGTGCTTTGAGGCAGGCTGTCTCGATTGATCCTCGCCAACAGGGAGTCCCTTCTTCCAAGGGTGTTCTGTAA
- a CDS encoding DUF1552 domain-containing protein, which translates to MTQLLKRRTFLKGMGTTMALPLLEIMQPHSSLVSAAAASTGKTPVRTAFIFFPNGVIGPSWMPTSAGKGYELPKSLKPLESMKSDINVISGLAQINARALGDGAGDHARCASVYLTSSHPTKTSGADIKAGVSVDQVAAQQVGHQTRLPSLELGLVRGRNAGQCDSGYSCAYSSNISWRTPSTPTAKEIVPKLAFERLFGGGAEREKQRARHMKDRQSILDLVKQDADQLKKQLGKSDKRKIDEYFSSVREIELRIERSTHQEKIKPPEMQLPDGIPSELQEHVRLMYDLLVLAFQTDTTRIATFMVGNAGSNRTYPMVGVNSGHHELSHHRNDEKKIADIQKIDEYLTSQFAYFLDRLKSTPEGNSNLLDNSMICYGSAIGDGNRHTHHDLPIILAGKGGGTIKTGYHHQVPTETPLANLFVSMLDRAGAPVQSFGDSTGRLTVIDS; encoded by the coding sequence ATGACACAGCTTCTGAAACGTCGAACATTTCTCAAAGGAATGGGAACCACAATGGCGCTGCCATTGCTGGAGATCATGCAACCACATTCCAGCCTGGTTTCGGCTGCAGCTGCTTCCACTGGAAAAACTCCAGTGAGAACAGCGTTCATCTTTTTCCCCAATGGAGTCATCGGCCCTTCATGGATGCCGACGTCTGCGGGAAAGGGGTATGAATTACCCAAATCCTTGAAGCCACTGGAGAGCATGAAGTCGGACATCAATGTGATTTCCGGATTAGCTCAGATCAATGCACGTGCTCTGGGTGATGGAGCCGGCGATCATGCCCGATGCGCTTCGGTATACCTCACGAGTTCTCACCCGACCAAAACCAGTGGTGCCGACATCAAAGCCGGCGTCTCGGTGGACCAGGTGGCTGCACAACAGGTGGGGCATCAGACACGGCTTCCTTCCCTGGAACTGGGTCTGGTTCGCGGGCGGAACGCAGGGCAATGTGACTCTGGTTACAGTTGTGCGTACTCTTCCAATATTTCCTGGCGAACCCCTTCAACGCCGACCGCGAAAGAAATTGTACCCAAGCTGGCATTCGAACGCCTGTTCGGCGGTGGTGCGGAACGGGAAAAACAACGTGCCCGGCATATGAAAGACCGTCAGAGTATTCTGGATCTGGTCAAACAGGACGCCGATCAACTGAAAAAACAGCTCGGCAAAAGTGACAAACGAAAGATCGACGAATATTTTTCCAGCGTCAGAGAAATCGAGCTGCGAATCGAACGCAGTACGCATCAGGAAAAAATCAAACCGCCTGAAATGCAACTGCCGGACGGCATTCCCAGTGAACTGCAGGAACACGTCCGCCTGATGTATGACCTGCTGGTTCTGGCATTTCAGACGGATACCACCCGGATTGCGACATTCATGGTCGGCAATGCCGGTAGTAACCGAACCTACCCGATGGTAGGCGTAAATTCGGGACATCACGAACTGTCTCACCACCGTAACGATGAAAAGAAGATCGCCGATATTCAGAAGATCGATGAATATCTGACTTCTCAGTTCGCATACTTCCTGGATCGTCTGAAATCAACGCCGGAAGGCAACAGCAACCTGCTGGACAACTCCATGATCTGCTACGGTAGTGCCATCGGCGATGGAAACCGTCATACGCACCATGATCTACCAATCATTCTCGCGGGTAAAGGTGGCGGTACGATTAAAACCGGCTACCACCATCAGGTGCCTACCGAAACGCCACTGGCCAACCTGTTCGTCTCGATGCTTGATCGTGCCGGTGCTCCCGTGCAATCGTTTGGCGACAGCACAGGTCGCTTAACAGTCATCGACTCATAA
- a CDS encoding DUF1592 domain-containing protein, with protein sequence MIETLFRFLPQTHSGGMFYSLGCLLLLANPVLANAELSNVEKSEKQFQSNVKQFITKYCLDCHTGEEAEAGLSLEKYNTRSSILEQREAWGKIVKRIQIQSMPPKDSDPLPTDKEREDVLAWFDDALYGVDCSGEVNPGRVTIRRLNRNEYNNTIRDLVGIDFKPAKNFPSDDVGYGFDNIGDVLSLPPLLMEKYLDAAEQISEKAIFANTPDSYPWTKIPDKNFKKEGAVTLSKRSAGFHSRGTILGTINLKQAGKYEFRIVAGQTPAGKDPAKMEVKLDGKLLKTFDVKENRSVPKTFTFPKAISLPKGKHVLSISFLNDFYDPKGPPKKRDRNLYVFDVAYKGPLGQLPSDLPKSHNEIITCTPGGGRSVRYCAEKILRDFGTRAFRRPVSRDEIKPVVELVEATVKSGRTFEQGIQVGVQAILVSPHFLFRIEGIQNPGGSNDVQNVAQYEIATRLSYFLWSSMPDETLFSLAAQGRLTDPRTLQVQVKRMLKDPRSEAFVENFAGQWLNLRNLEDLTPNPRKFRGFSTQLKEDMRRETEEFFAHIMKEDRSVIEFINADYTFMNERLAKFYGNKEVKGEEFQKVKLDKTKRAGLITQASILTLTSNPGRTSPVKRGKWIMENILGTPPPAPPPNVPELEESASAKPNATLREQLALHRKIPGCAACHDQMDPLGLGFENFDAIGRWRDKEGRKKIDSSGQLPSGESFNGPIELIAILEQQKQGFSRSLTEKMLTYAIGRGVEFYDKCAIDEITAKFTAKGYRFSALVTEIVLSDPFLKTSKRSSK encoded by the coding sequence ATGATCGAGACCCTTTTCCGATTCTTGCCACAAACACATTCCGGGGGAATGTTCTATTCTCTGGGCTGCCTGCTGCTATTGGCGAACCCCGTGTTGGCAAACGCAGAACTGTCCAATGTCGAGAAATCGGAAAAACAGTTTCAATCAAACGTCAAACAGTTTATCACGAAATACTGTCTCGACTGCCATACGGGTGAAGAAGCCGAAGCCGGCCTGTCGCTGGAGAAATACAATACCCGGTCCAGTATTCTGGAACAGCGGGAAGCGTGGGGCAAGATTGTCAAACGCATTCAGATTCAATCGATGCCTCCTAAAGATTCCGATCCACTGCCAACCGATAAAGAACGGGAAGACGTTCTAGCCTGGTTTGACGATGCCTTATACGGAGTGGACTGCTCGGGCGAAGTGAACCCCGGTCGGGTTACTATCCGGCGTTTGAACCGCAATGAATACAACAACACCATCCGCGACCTGGTTGGAATTGATTTTAAGCCTGCGAAAAACTTTCCTTCCGATGACGTCGGTTACGGATTTGACAATATTGGTGATGTCTTGTCACTGCCCCCACTGTTGATGGAAAAGTATCTGGACGCAGCAGAACAGATTTCAGAGAAAGCGATTTTTGCCAACACGCCAGACAGCTATCCCTGGACGAAGATCCCCGATAAAAACTTCAAAAAAGAGGGAGCCGTCACCCTCAGTAAACGGAGTGCGGGTTTTCATTCGCGTGGTACAATCCTGGGAACGATCAATCTGAAACAGGCGGGAAAATATGAGTTCCGCATTGTCGCCGGTCAAACTCCGGCGGGGAAAGATCCTGCGAAAATGGAAGTCAAGCTGGATGGAAAATTACTGAAAACATTTGATGTCAAAGAGAACCGAAGCGTTCCCAAAACATTTACGTTCCCCAAGGCGATCTCACTGCCTAAAGGAAAGCACGTGCTTTCAATCTCCTTTTTGAACGATTTTTATGATCCCAAAGGACCGCCGAAAAAACGAGACCGCAACCTGTATGTGTTTGACGTGGCCTATAAAGGACCACTGGGACAGCTTCCCTCTGATCTGCCGAAATCGCATAATGAAATCATTACCTGTACTCCCGGTGGTGGACGATCAGTCCGCTATTGTGCAGAGAAAATTTTGAGAGATTTTGGAACACGGGCTTTCCGTCGTCCGGTCAGCCGGGATGAAATCAAACCTGTCGTTGAGTTGGTCGAAGCGACAGTCAAATCGGGTAGAACGTTCGAGCAGGGAATTCAGGTCGGTGTCCAGGCGATTCTGGTCTCGCCTCACTTTCTGTTCCGTATTGAAGGAATCCAGAACCCTGGCGGCAGCAATGACGTGCAGAACGTCGCCCAGTACGAAATTGCAACACGACTGTCTTACTTTTTATGGAGTAGCATGCCGGACGAAACACTGTTCAGCCTGGCAGCACAAGGGAGGCTCACCGATCCACGCACCCTGCAGGTTCAGGTCAAACGTATGCTGAAAGATCCCAGGTCGGAAGCGTTCGTTGAAAACTTTGCCGGTCAATGGTTGAATCTGCGAAATCTGGAAGACCTGACTCCCAATCCTCGCAAGTTCCGCGGCTTCAGTACGCAGTTGAAAGAAGACATGCGACGGGAAACGGAAGAATTCTTTGCTCACATCATGAAAGAAGATCGGAGCGTGATCGAATTCATCAACGCCGATTACACTTTTATGAATGAACGTCTAGCGAAATTTTATGGAAACAAAGAGGTCAAAGGCGAAGAATTCCAGAAGGTCAAACTCGATAAGACAAAACGGGCAGGACTGATTACCCAAGCCAGCATCCTGACGCTGACCTCGAACCCCGGACGGACTTCTCCGGTAAAACGGGGAAAATGGATTATGGAAAATATTCTGGGAACGCCCCCCCCTGCACCACCTCCAAATGTACCTGAGCTGGAAGAATCAGCCAGTGCCAAGCCAAACGCGACGTTACGAGAGCAACTGGCGTTACACCGAAAAATTCCCGGTTGTGCAGCTTGTCACGATCAGATGGACCCACTCGGGCTGGGATTTGAAAACTTTGATGCCATTGGACGTTGGAGAGACAAAGAAGGCAGAAAGAAAATTGATTCCTCGGGTCAGTTGCCCAGTGGTGAATCTTTTAACGGCCCGATCGAATTAATCGCAATTCTGGAACAGCAGAAACAGGGATTTAGCCGATCTTTAACAGAGAAGATGCTGACTTATGCCATTGGTCGTGGAGTTGAGTTCTACGACAAATGTGCCATTGATGAAATCACTGCGAAATTTACCGCCAAGGGATATCGCTTTTCGGCGCTCGTCACCGAAATCGTACTCAGCGATCCTTTCCTGAAAACGTCAAAGAGGTCCTCAAAATGA
- a CDS encoding tripartite tricarboxylate transporter substrate-binding protein, giving the protein MESISGTELMNQNALTYTTLRFRPLLLCLILFSGCASESVEDYPDRPITIICPWSVGGATDRTSRQVAVFLEQELGVPVNVINATGGRGVTGHSRGLNARPDGYTLAVITGELNMLHWQDLTSLTYQDAIPIISLVDGAAAVFVKDNSPFQNMQELQDYVKQNPGKLTATGTASGGIWHLALAGWLDFSGLNAEDIKWIPMNGAGPSLQELASGGVDLVCCSLPEAKTLFESGQVRCLGVMTEEPLPEFKDVPTFKSQGMDWSISGWNGLALPVDTPQPIVEKISNAMKKITSGEATLQGKTFPELMTAAGLSTRYRADEEFAGFLKSNDQTLGKLLTSDAFQQMSSRGTGPLVFPAMLAFASCVILVCLAVQKKVHALAPDVSSETVTSQGIVNTILVLLGIVAYLLFAEKLGFILTAGTILFLLLWKFGTRWWMSALIVLCFIPGIYTLFAQLLRVPLPRGLLGW; this is encoded by the coding sequence ATGGAAAGCATTTCTGGTACTGAACTGATGAATCAAAACGCGCTCACGTACACGACACTTCGATTCAGGCCTCTGTTGCTCTGTCTGATATTATTCAGCGGCTGTGCCTCCGAATCGGTGGAAGATTATCCCGATCGTCCGATTACCATCATCTGTCCCTGGTCGGTCGGCGGGGCTACCGATCGTACCTCCCGACAGGTCGCGGTCTTTCTCGAACAGGAACTCGGAGTTCCCGTCAATGTGATCAATGCAACAGGCGGGCGAGGAGTCACCGGTCACAGTCGCGGCTTGAATGCCCGGCCTGACGGCTACACGCTGGCCGTGATCACCGGCGAATTAAATATGCTACACTGGCAAGACCTGACCTCGCTGACCTATCAGGATGCGATTCCGATTATCTCTCTTGTCGACGGGGCGGCTGCTGTCTTCGTCAAAGACAATTCTCCCTTTCAAAACATGCAGGAACTTCAAGACTACGTTAAGCAGAACCCCGGAAAATTAACGGCGACCGGAACTGCCAGCGGCGGTATCTGGCACCTGGCTCTAGCGGGCTGGCTCGATTTCAGCGGGTTGAATGCCGAAGACATCAAATGGATTCCCATGAACGGTGCAGGGCCGTCCCTGCAGGAACTGGCCAGCGGAGGCGTCGATCTGGTCTGCTGCAGTCTACCCGAAGCGAAAACGCTGTTTGAGTCCGGGCAGGTTCGTTGCCTGGGTGTGATGACCGAAGAACCTCTGCCCGAATTTAAAGACGTTCCCACCTTCAAATCGCAAGGCATGGATTGGTCGATCTCAGGCTGGAACGGCCTGGCACTTCCGGTGGATACGCCTCAGCCCATTGTTGAGAAAATATCCAATGCGATGAAAAAAATCACCAGCGGCGAAGCCACTCTCCAGGGGAAAACATTTCCCGAACTGATGACGGCCGCCGGCTTAAGTACCCGATATCGAGCCGACGAGGAATTCGCCGGCTTTCTGAAATCCAATGATCAAACTCTGGGGAAACTGCTGACCAGCGACGCTTTCCAGCAGATGTCTTCCCGAGGCACCGGGCCGCTCGTCTTTCCCGCTATGCTTGCTTTCGCCAGTTGTGTGATTTTAGTCTGTCTGGCCGTCCAGAAAAAAGTCCACGCCCTGGCGCCGGATGTTTCCAGTGAGACAGTCACCTCTCAGGGAATTGTAAATACCATTCTCGTCCTCCTTGGAATTGTGGCCTACTTATTGTTTGCAGAAAAACTGGGTTTCATTCTGACAGCCGGCACCATTCTGTTCCTGCTGTTGTGGAAATTTGGCACTCGCTGGTGGATGAGCGCGTTAATTGTGCTCTGTTTCATACCCGGCATATACACCCTGTTCGCACAACTCCTGCGTGTCCCGCTGCCACGAGGTTTATTGGGCTGGTAA
- a CDS encoding tripartite tricarboxylate transporter permease — protein sequence MESFITALQNLASPEVLLVIFLSAVYGLFVGSIPGLTATMAVALLIPLTFYLDNLTAIAAIVTLEACSIFAGDIPTTLVRIPGTPSSAAYTDDAYSLTRQGLHETSLGVSLIFSVAGGLFGALVLILAAPLLAKIAFQFTTYEYFWLYVLGLSCAAIVSTGSRLKGALALMIGLMFATVGLSEVHSVPRFTFGFDELFTGINFIPAMIGLFGLSEVFRNCLTSKTDEVAEKLESAHIKEDDHSLWKHLKPVFGGVLPQLWKRKFSWFRSSCIGSTIGMIPGAGADIAAWISYAVSKKFSKTPEEYGKGSLDAVGDATSANNSALAGAWIPALVLGIPGDSVTAIVIGVLLMKNITPGPAIFENPDQLVLVHGIYLTFIVANLLLIPLGFLAIRSGAQLVRVPRRILMPLILMFCVVGSYSINGSYFDVWVMLGMGILGFFLEVFAIPLGPVVLGIILGSQLEQSFVQNLTKDDSFLSFFNRPISAGLGIFCIALWLYPLLMPLLRKKEQVAS from the coding sequence ATGGAATCATTCATTACCGCGTTACAGAATCTGGCATCTCCCGAAGTGCTGCTGGTGATTTTCCTCTCGGCCGTCTACGGCTTGTTTGTTGGTTCCATTCCCGGATTGACGGCGACCATGGCGGTCGCTTTGTTGATCCCGCTCACATTTTATCTGGATAATCTCACCGCGATCGCGGCGATCGTGACGCTCGAAGCCTGCAGTATTTTTGCCGGCGATATTCCGACAACGCTGGTCCGCATACCGGGGACTCCGTCGTCGGCAGCATATACCGACGATGCGTATTCCCTCACCCGGCAAGGCCTGCATGAAACCTCTCTGGGAGTCTCGTTGATCTTCAGTGTGGCTGGCGGCCTGTTTGGGGCTCTGGTTCTCATTCTCGCGGCGCCTCTCCTGGCAAAAATTGCGTTTCAGTTTACGACCTATGAATACTTCTGGTTGTACGTGCTGGGCTTGAGTTGTGCGGCCATTGTTTCCACGGGGTCACGACTCAAAGGCGCGCTGGCTTTGATGATCGGTCTGATGTTCGCCACTGTCGGCTTGAGTGAAGTCCACAGCGTGCCCCGGTTCACATTTGGTTTTGACGAACTCTTTACCGGCATCAATTTCATTCCCGCAATGATTGGTCTGTTCGGCCTTTCAGAAGTCTTTCGAAATTGCCTGACCTCCAAAACCGACGAAGTAGCCGAAAAACTGGAATCAGCGCATATTAAGGAAGACGACCATTCTCTGTGGAAACATTTAAAACCCGTCTTTGGTGGCGTCCTGCCACAGCTCTGGAAACGCAAATTCAGCTGGTTCCGTTCGAGCTGTATCGGCTCCACCATCGGCATGATCCCCGGTGCCGGTGCCGACATCGCTGCCTGGATCTCATACGCGGTCTCCAAAAAGTTTTCCAAGACCCCCGAAGAATATGGCAAAGGATCGCTCGACGCCGTCGGTGATGCCACCAGTGCGAATAATTCCGCACTCGCAGGCGCCTGGATTCCCGCTCTGGTACTGGGGATTCCCGGCGACTCCGTCACCGCGATTGTGATTGGTGTGCTGCTCATGAAAAATATTACTCCCGGCCCTGCGATCTTTGAAAACCCCGATCAACTCGTACTCGTGCATGGCATCTATCTCACCTTTATTGTCGCGAATCTCCTGCTCATCCCGCTCGGCTTTCTGGCGATTCGCAGTGGCGCCCAACTCGTACGCGTCCCCCGCCGCATTTTGATGCCTTTGATTCTGATGTTCTGTGTCGTGGGTTCCTATTCCATTAACGGCAGTTATTTCGATGTCTGGGTCATGCTGGGCATGGGGATCTTGGGATTCTTTCTTGAAGTCTTCGCGATCCCCCTCGGCCCCGTTGTACTCGGCATCATCCTCGGCAGCCAGTTAGAACAATCCTTCGTGCAGAACCTGACCAAGGATGACAGCTTCCTTTCCTTCTTCAATCGGCCCATCTCTGCAGGCCTCGGCATTTTCTGTATCGCACTCTGGCTCTACCCATTGTTGATGCCGCTCTTGAGGAAAAAAGAACAGGTCGCCAGTTAA
- the lgt gene encoding prolipoprotein diacylglyceryl transferase, whose product MSHVYSVIAYLQWDINRVLFELGPIKIRYYGLFFTAGFICGYLLLRWMYRTENKNVDDVDSLLIYMVIGTIVGARLGHCLFYHPAYFFEKPIRFLEIWKGGLASHGAAVGITISAWLYSRKHKDQSLLWLMDRLAIPVALAGFFIRIGNFFNSEILGRASDVPWAVIFVNGLGLETKQDQMTPRHPVMLYESLCYGCIFLILYLLYRKYRAATPGGLLIGLFFILVFSARFVLEFFKLRQAEFAQGLPLSVGQMLSIPLVLAGILLLIYRRPVASTESIAPPEKKK is encoded by the coding sequence ATGAGTCACGTGTATTCAGTGATCGCCTATCTGCAGTGGGACATTAACCGCGTCCTGTTTGAACTTGGCCCGATTAAGATCCGTTATTACGGACTCTTTTTCACCGCCGGTTTCATCTGCGGCTATCTTCTGCTCCGCTGGATGTATCGTACGGAAAATAAAAACGTCGACGATGTCGATTCGCTGCTGATCTATATGGTGATTGGAACGATCGTCGGAGCCCGGTTAGGACATTGCCTGTTTTATCATCCCGCGTACTTCTTTGAGAAACCGATTCGGTTTCTGGAAATCTGGAAAGGTGGTCTGGCCAGTCACGGCGCCGCCGTTGGAATTACGATTTCCGCCTGGCTCTACTCGCGGAAACATAAGGATCAATCCCTGTTGTGGCTCATGGACCGTCTGGCAATTCCTGTCGCCCTGGCCGGCTTTTTCATCCGCATCGGCAACTTCTTCAATTCGGAAATTCTGGGACGCGCCTCCGATGTGCCTTGGGCAGTGATCTTTGTGAATGGGTTGGGGCTGGAAACCAAACAGGATCAGATGACACCCCGGCATCCGGTGATGCTGTACGAATCACTCTGCTATGGCTGCATCTTTCTCATTCTCTATCTGCTCTACCGCAAATATCGTGCGGCAACGCCCGGCGGTCTATTAATTGGCCTGTTCTTTATCCTGGTCTTTAGCGCCCGCTTCGTGCTGGAATTTTTCAAGCTGCGACAAGCCGAATTTGCACAGGGGTTACCTCTCAGCGTCGGGCAGATGCTGAGTATCCCGCTGGTCCTCGCCGGTATTCTCCTGCTGATTTATCGCAGGCCTGTCGCATCGACCGAGAGTATCGCGCCCCCGGAAAAGAAGAAGTAA